From one Mycolicibacterium sp. HK-90 genomic stretch:
- a CDS encoding LppP/LprE family lipoprotein: MAADSVAPAAILTAVLTLAGCGSGDSTVSKTPEAGPGPAPTSVAKPAAKPAPSPAPAPADPCAVNLAAPEIARAVSELPRDPRSNQAWSPEPVAGNYNECAQLSAVIVRANTNSENPNTRAVLFHLGKFIPTGVPDTYGFNGVDRSASTGDTVALQYSGGFHGLASTVKFRWNGGGVELMGNVG, encoded by the coding sequence GTGGCAGCGGATTCGGTGGCGCCGGCCGCCATCTTGACGGCCGTACTCACGCTCGCCGGATGCGGATCGGGCGATTCCACCGTCTCCAAGACACCCGAGGCGGGCCCCGGCCCGGCGCCGACCTCGGTGGCGAAACCGGCCGCGAAACCCGCTCCCTCGCCGGCCCCGGCGCCCGCCGACCCGTGCGCGGTGAACCTGGCCGCCCCGGAGATCGCCAGGGCCGTCTCCGAGTTGCCGCGGGACCCGCGCAGCAATCAGGCCTGGAGCCCCGAACCGGTCGCGGGCAACTACAACGAGTGCGCGCAGTTGTCGGCCGTGATCGTGCGGGCCAACACCAACTCCGAGAACCCCAACACCCGCGCCGTGCTGTTCCACCTCGGCAAGTTCATCCCCACCGGCGTGCCCGACACGTACGGCTTCAACGGCGTCGACCGATCCGCCAGCACGGGTGACACCGTGGCGCTGCAGTACTCCGGCGGATTCCACGGGCTGGCCAGCACGGTGAAGTTCCGCTGGAACGGCGGCGGGGTTGAGTTGATGGGCAACGTCGGCTGA
- a CDS encoding DEAD/DEAH box helicase: MTSPDPDPGDAAPTFADLQIHPAVLQAVTEVGYESPSAIQAATIPAMLAGSDVVGLAQTGTGKTAAFAIPILSKIDTTSRNTQALVLAPTRELALQVAEAFGRYGAHLPAINVLPIYGGASYTVQLSGLRRGAQVVVGTPGRVIDHLERGTLDLSNLDYLVLDEADEMLTMGFAEEVERILADTPEYKQVALFSATMPPAIRKITTKYLHDPVEVTVKAKTATAENITQRFIQVAGARKLDALTRVLEVEEGDAMIVFVRTKQATEEVAERLKARGFAAAAINGDINQAQRERTITALKDGTIDILIATDVAARGLDVERISHVVNYDIPHDTESYVHRIGRTGRAGRSGHALLFVTPRERHLLKSIEKHTRSKVIEAELPSVDDVNAQRVAKFRDSITDALNGPGLELFRRIIEDYERENDVPMADIAAALALQSRNGEEFLMTEPPPEKRRERDRDDRGERPPRKERPPREGLATYRISVGKRHKVGPGHIVGAIANEGGLHRNEFGHITIRGDYSLVELPEKLSSKTLKALENTRISGMLINLAPERDERADRGPRREYKGRSEYKGRSDYKGRSENKDRSGKPHRKTK; encoded by the coding sequence ATGACCTCGCCAGACCCGGATCCGGGGGACGCCGCCCCGACATTTGCCGACCTGCAGATTCACCCTGCGGTGCTACAAGCTGTCACCGAAGTCGGGTACGAGTCGCCCTCGGCGATCCAAGCCGCGACCATCCCGGCCATGCTGGCCGGCTCCGATGTCGTCGGACTGGCCCAGACCGGTACCGGCAAGACCGCGGCCTTCGCCATCCCGATCCTGTCGAAGATCGACACCACCAGCCGCAACACCCAGGCGCTGGTGCTGGCGCCGACGCGGGAGCTGGCATTGCAGGTCGCCGAGGCATTCGGCCGCTACGGCGCGCATCTGCCCGCGATCAACGTCCTGCCGATCTACGGCGGCGCGTCCTACACCGTGCAGCTGTCCGGGTTGAGGCGCGGCGCGCAGGTGGTGGTGGGCACCCCGGGCCGTGTGATCGACCACCTCGAGCGCGGCACACTGGACCTCTCGAACCTGGACTACCTGGTGCTCGACGAGGCCGACGAGATGCTCACCATGGGCTTCGCCGAAGAGGTCGAGCGGATCCTCGCCGACACCCCGGAGTACAAGCAGGTGGCCCTGTTCTCGGCCACCATGCCGCCGGCCATCCGCAAGATCACCACCAAGTACCTGCACGATCCGGTGGAGGTCACGGTCAAGGCCAAGACCGCCACCGCCGAGAACATCACCCAACGCTTCATCCAGGTGGCCGGAGCGCGCAAGCTGGACGCGCTGACGCGGGTGCTCGAGGTCGAAGAGGGCGACGCGATGATCGTGTTCGTCCGCACCAAGCAGGCCACCGAGGAGGTCGCCGAGCGGCTCAAGGCCCGCGGTTTCGCGGCCGCGGCCATCAACGGCGACATCAACCAGGCACAGCGTGAGCGCACGATCACCGCGCTCAAGGACGGCACGATCGACATCCTGATCGCCACCGACGTCGCCGCGCGCGGTCTGGACGTCGAGCGCATCTCGCACGTCGTCAACTACGACATCCCGCACGACACCGAGTCGTACGTGCACCGTATCGGGCGCACCGGCCGGGCCGGCCGGTCCGGGCACGCGCTGCTGTTCGTCACCCCGCGTGAACGTCATCTGCTCAAGTCGATCGAGAAGCACACGCGGTCGAAGGTCATCGAGGCCGAGCTGCCCAGTGTCGACGACGTCAACGCGCAGCGGGTCGCCAAGTTCCGCGACTCGATCACCGACGCGCTCAATGGTCCGGGCCTCGAGTTGTTCCGCCGGATCATCGAGGACTACGAGCGTGAGAACGACGTGCCGATGGCCGACATCGCCGCGGCACTGGCGTTGCAGTCGCGCAACGGCGAAGAGTTCCTGATGACCGAGCCGCCGCCGGAGAAGCGCCGGGAGCGGGATCGCGACGATCGTGGCGAGCGGCCCCCGCGCAAGGAGCGTCCGCCGCGCGAGGGCCTGGCGACGTACCGGATCTCGGTCGGCAAGCGGCACAAGGTGGGGCCCGGCCACATCGTCGGCGCCATCGCCAACGAGGGCGGGCTGCACCGCAACGAGTTCGGCCACATCACCATTCGCGGGGACTACTCGTTGGTGGAGCTGCCGGAGAAGCTGTCCAGCAAGACGCTCAAGGCGCTGGAAAACACCCGCATCTCGGGCATGCTGATCAATCTGGCGCCGGAGCGGGACGAGCGCGCCGACCGTGGACCGCGCCGGGAGTACAAGGGCCGTTCCGAGTACAAGGGCCGTTCTGACTACAAGGGCCGATCCGAGAACAAAGACCGTTCGGGGAAGCCGCACCGGAAGACGAAGTGA